In the genome of Opitutia bacterium KCR 482, one region contains:
- a CDS encoding GNAT family N-acetyltransferase → MPLIRKLALEAFPATYAKILTPEQTEYMLEMMYSEKSLEKQFDDGHEFFVGYADGEPFGYVSVRPESEGVFHLEKIYVLENLHGRGFGKLLFEKAKSRVKELHPAPCRMLLNVNRHNRALGFYKHMGMFEVSRGDFPIGNGYFMNDCIMGLDL, encoded by the coding sequence ATTCCGCTTATCAGAAAACTCGCGCTCGAAGCGTTTCCCGCAACCTACGCGAAAATTCTGACTCCCGAACAAACCGAATACATGCTCGAAATGATGTATTCGGAAAAAAGCCTCGAAAAACAGTTCGACGACGGGCACGAATTTTTTGTGGGCTACGCCGACGGCGAGCCTTTCGGCTACGTTTCGGTCAGACCCGAATCGGAGGGCGTCTTCCACCTCGAAAAAATCTACGTATTGGAAAATTTGCACGGCAGGGGTTTCGGCAAACTGCTTTTCGAAAAGGCGAAATCCCGCGTGAAGGAGCTGCACCCCGCGCCGTGCCGCATGCTGCTCAACGTCAACCGCCACAACCGCGCCCTCGGCTTCTACAAGCACATGGGCATGTTCGAGGTCTCGCGGGGCGACTTCCCCATCGGCAACGGCTATTTCATGAACGACTGCATCATGGGGCTTGATTTATAA
- a CDS encoding DUF1015 family protein, whose translation MKIKAFKGLRPVKDKAADIASLPYDVVNFEQAAEQAKGKPLSFMRVVRSEIELPEGTEPYSQAVYDHAKENFEKLVKNGHMVREDAPCMYLYRQVMGGHAQTGLVATFSAEDYDNDVIKKHEKTREAKENDRYMLTRTLRVNTGPVFLTVKDGTELDKIVENKKDSDALFDFTADDGIRHTVWKISDPSTLEKIVKIFDAIPCAYVADGHHRSASNARCARFFKAQNPGHTGDEDYNWFLSVVFPAGQLSILPYNRVVRDLAGNTKEQFLEKLGKACRLEKGAAKSPDGSKKVSMYLDGEWYGLTFENTDGLDAVSSLDVALLQDRVLAPILGIGDPRTDERIDFVGGIKGTAELEKLVDSKKFAVAFSMFPTTTDQLMAIADAGQIMPPKSTWFEPKLRSGLFVHTF comes from the coding sequence ATGAAAATCAAAGCATTCAAAGGGTTGAGACCCGTGAAGGACAAGGCGGCGGACATCGCAAGCCTGCCCTACGACGTGGTGAATTTCGAACAGGCAGCCGAGCAGGCCAAGGGCAAGCCGCTGAGCTTCATGAGGGTAGTGCGCTCGGAAATCGAGCTGCCCGAAGGCACCGAGCCGTACTCGCAGGCGGTCTACGACCACGCGAAGGAGAATTTCGAAAAGCTCGTCAAAAACGGACACATGGTCCGCGAGGACGCGCCGTGCATGTACCTCTACCGCCAAGTCATGGGCGGACATGCCCAGACGGGGCTTGTCGCCACGTTCAGCGCGGAAGACTACGACAACGACGTAATCAAAAAGCACGAAAAAACCCGCGAGGCAAAGGAGAACGACCGCTACATGCTCACGCGCACCCTGCGCGTAAACACGGGCCCCGTGTTCCTCACGGTAAAGGACGGAACCGAGCTTGACAAAATAGTCGAAAACAAAAAGGACTCCGACGCGCTCTTCGACTTTACCGCCGACGACGGAATCCGCCACACGGTCTGGAAGATTTCCGACCCCTCAACGCTCGAAAAAATCGTGAAGATTTTCGACGCAATTCCCTGCGCGTACGTCGCCGACGGACACCACCGCAGCGCGAGCAACGCCCGCTGCGCCCGCTTCTTCAAGGCGCAGAACCCCGGCCACACCGGCGACGAAGACTACAACTGGTTTCTGTCGGTAGTCTTCCCCGCGGGGCAGCTGAGCATTCTGCCCTACAACCGCGTCGTGCGCGACTTGGCTGGCAACACAAAAGAGCAGTTCCTCGAAAAGCTCGGTAAGGCGTGCAGGCTCGAAAAGGGCGCGGCAAAATCGCCCGACGGCTCGAAAAAGGTCTCCATGTACCTCGACGGCGAATGGTACGGCTTGACTTTCGAAAACACCGACGGTCTCGACGCGGTTTCGTCGCTCGACGTCGCGCTCTTGCAGGACAGGGTTCTCGCCCCGATTCTCGGAATCGGCGACCCCCGCACCGACGAGAGAATAGACTTTGTTGGCGGAATCAAGGGCACTGCCGAGCTTGAAAAGCTTGTAGATTCAAAGAAGTTCGCAGTCGCCTTCTCCATGTTCCCCACCACGACCGACCAGCTCATGGCGATTGCAGACGCGGGGCAGATTATGCCCCCCAAGAGCACATGGTTCGAGCCTAAGCTCCGCTCGGGGCTGTTTGTCCACACATTCTAA
- a CDS encoding DUF4136 domain-containing protein, which produces MKKICFALLASALLAGCSITQEMKENASFDGLETFYVAAPAGTNDVFAQTGNAAETDAALKAAVAENLKEKGFVEVSDPKEAQIVFRPLWNATHGRADFDDDNNPDKQHTALSIGTNAASDIYATLEIQAILPDSGDIWSWRGFSPSHVSAADCTTANIKRQVAWCLEYFPPDKYPSRLETIKKEKRETKIREEENPFKEVLIKEREKREAAAK; this is translated from the coding sequence ATGAAAAAAATTTGCTTTGCACTTTTGGCGTCGGCGCTCCTCGCGGGCTGCTCGATAACGCAGGAAATGAAGGAAAACGCGAGCTTCGACGGGCTTGAAACTTTCTACGTCGCGGCTCCCGCGGGAACGAACGACGTGTTCGCGCAGACGGGCAACGCCGCCGAAACAGACGCCGCGCTGAAAGCGGCGGTCGCCGAGAACCTCAAAGAAAAGGGCTTCGTCGAAGTGTCAGACCCAAAGGAGGCGCAGATAGTCTTCCGCCCTCTCTGGAACGCGACGCACGGCCGCGCCGATTTCGACGACGACAACAACCCCGACAAGCAGCATACCGCCCTTTCGATAGGCACGAACGCGGCGTCGGACATCTACGCGACGCTCGAAATCCAGGCGATTCTCCCCGACAGCGGCGACATCTGGTCGTGGCGCGGATTCTCGCCCTCGCACGTTTCCGCCGCCGACTGCACGACGGCGAACATCAAACGCCAAGTGGCGTGGTGTCTTGAATATTTCCCGCCCGACAAATACCCGTCGCGCCTCGAAACAATCAAAAAGGAAAAGCGAGAGACGAAAATCAGGGAGGAGGAAAACCCCTTCAAGGAGGTTCTCATAAAGGAGCGCGAAAAGCGCGAAGCCGCCGCGAAATAG
- a CDS encoding glycoside hydrolase family 20 zincin-like fold domain-containing protein codes for MEYKLRTPKLLPLPQKAVWGGGFLEWEKAEFQIDDAGLPCGAFLTLERGDFDNPEAYRLRVSEDGISIVSASDAGARAALQTLRQIGMQADSRGFRFVEMEDSPDIGARCFVLDISRGRVPTLADMRLLADRLSLFKYNRLELRLGGAYPFEGREREWAGRGLFTPKKIAALKKYCAALGIELSCGLDASEFQCGSREISEISANFDCADFDVGSPDDASELCSACAELGKRPLCAAPDAGSQADFSAPAGAVPIFSASSEGFAEACAKAHSQKRAFFVSANAGIGFWDDIGFLPRLDSAKAEIDAASNAAKKYGAEGFVLCAELSPYAPFAAVYPPLARAAAKMWGGESSEEAECEALDSFAFYDASGDFARALCALGRIDGDGILECAFFGLGGDAAAFDTDDFEGAADFAMGLAATSKPECRDASILSAEIALAGAMARRAVDVLRGRGKTAESGTALKFLVSDFENIWNARNETGGLWEASAKIRATAPEIFKL; via the coding sequence ATGGAATACAAGCTGCGCACGCCCAAGCTTCTGCCGCTCCCCCAAAAAGCCGTTTGGGGCGGCGGATTTCTCGAATGGGAAAAGGCGGAGTTTCAAATCGACGACGCGGGGCTTCCGTGCGGCGCGTTTCTGACGCTCGAACGCGGAGACTTCGACAATCCCGAAGCGTACAGATTGCGCGTTTCGGAGGACGGAATCTCGATTGTTTCGGCGTCGGACGCCGGCGCGCGCGCGGCTTTGCAGACACTGCGGCAAATCGGAATGCAGGCGGATTCGCGCGGCTTCCGCTTCGTCGAAATGGAGGACTCCCCCGACATCGGCGCGCGCTGCTTTGTCCTCGACATTTCGCGCGGGCGCGTTCCGACGCTCGCCGACATGCGCCTTTTAGCCGACAGGCTCTCGCTTTTTAAATACAACAGGCTCGAATTGCGGCTCGGCGGGGCGTACCCGTTCGAGGGACGCGAGCGGGAATGGGCGGGGCGCGGCCTTTTTACGCCGAAGAAAATTGCGGCTCTTAAAAAATACTGCGCGGCTTTGGGTATTGAGCTTTCCTGCGGACTCGACGCTTCGGAATTTCAGTGCGGCTCGCGGGAGATTTCGGAAATTTCGGCAAACTTCGACTGCGCCGACTTCGACGTCGGCTCGCCCGACGACGCCTCCGAATTGTGCTCTGCGTGCGCCGAACTCGGCAAACGCCCCCTTTGCGCCGCGCCCGACGCGGGTTCGCAGGCGGATTTTTCCGCGCCCGCTGGGGCCGTGCCGATATTTTCGGCTTCGAGCGAAGGCTTCGCGGAGGCGTGCGCAAAGGCGCATTCGCAAAAACGCGCGTTTTTCGTCTCGGCAAACGCGGGAATCGGCTTTTGGGACGACATCGGCTTCCTCCCGCGTCTCGACTCCGCGAAAGCCGAAATCGACGCGGCGTCAAACGCCGCAAAAAAATACGGCGCGGAGGGCTTTGTTCTTTGCGCAGAGCTAAGCCCCTACGCCCCGTTCGCCGCGGTCTATCCGCCGCTCGCGCGGGCGGCGGCTAAAATGTGGGGTGGTGAGTCTTCGGAGGAGGCTGAATGCGAAGCGTTGGACTCTTTCGCGTTCTACGACGCGTCGGGAGACTTCGCCCGCGCCCTGTGCGCCCTCGGCAGAATCGACGGCGACGGAATCTTGGAGTGCGCGTTTTTCGGACTCGGCGGCGACGCCGCCGCGTTCGATACCGACGACTTCGAGGGCGCGGCGGATTTCGCAATGGGCTTGGCTGCGACCTCAAAACCCGAATGCCGCGACGCCTCCATTCTTTCCGCCGAAATCGCGCTTGCGGGCGCAATGGCGCGCCGCGCCGTGGACGTTCTGCGCGGACGCGGAAAAACCGCGGAATCGGGAACCGCGTTGAAGTTTTTGGTGTCGGATTTCGAAAACATCTGGAACGCCCGCAACGAAACGGGCGGACTGTGGGAGGCGTCGGCGAAAATCCGCGCAACAGCCCCAGAAATTTTCAAGCTATGA
- a CDS encoding pyruvoyl-dependent arginine decarboxylase, with protein MVLGTRYPTLAFHTGGVGQAADGIPPQPFETFCYDSALLQAKIENFNVVPYTSVLPKELFGKIYPVDKVAKHFKHGAVLEVIMAANGARSSEHRAIATGVGICWGKDAKGELIGGWAAEYVEYFDTWIDDDIAKSHCEMWLNKSLRHELEIRGVEKHSDFQFFHNYLNIEQAFGYCLTALGFLNFEFADPVSVK; from the coding sequence ATGGTATTAGGTACAAGATATCCGACATTGGCGTTTCACACCGGCGGCGTAGGACAGGCGGCGGACGGCATTCCCCCGCAGCCCTTCGAAACGTTCTGCTACGACTCCGCCCTCTTGCAGGCGAAAATAGAAAACTTCAACGTGGTTCCCTACACGTCGGTTCTGCCGAAGGAGCTGTTCGGAAAAATCTACCCAGTGGACAAGGTGGCGAAGCACTTCAAGCACGGCGCGGTCTTGGAGGTAATCATGGCGGCAAACGGGGCGAGAAGCTCGGAGCACCGCGCGATTGCCACGGGCGTCGGCATCTGCTGGGGCAAAGACGCAAAGGGCGAGCTTATCGGAGGCTGGGCGGCGGAATACGTCGAGTATTTCGACACTTGGATTGACGACGACATCGCGAAATCGCACTGCGAAATGTGGCTCAACAAATCTCTCAGACACGAGCTGGAAATCCGCGGGGTCGAAAAGCACAGCGACTTCCAGTTTTTCCACAACTACCTAAATATCGAGCAGGCATTCGGCTACTGCCTGACCGCGCTCGGATTCCTGAACTTCGAATTCGCCGACCCCGTTTCGGTAAAATAA
- the cysE gene encoding serine O-acetyltransferase — protein MEDLQQRADSVWLSIRSEAAEISEREPVLAPLLRAAVLDRRDLFDSVAWRISRKLGRNAVSSDDFQAIFAEAFAADESIRRNIVSDILAIRSRDPACASYLNPILYFKGFQSITTHRVSHYLWNRGRKALAYYLQSLSSEIFGVDIHPAARFGGGILLDHATSFVAGETSVVEDNVSILHEVTLGGTGNETGDRHPKVMSGVLIGAGAKLIGNITIGRGAKIGAGSVVLDDVAPHTTVAGVPARRVGTPSEENPASDMNQRV, from the coding sequence ATGGAAGATTTGCAACAACGCGCCGATTCCGTTTGGCTCTCGATAAGGAGCGAGGCGGCGGAAATTTCCGAACGCGAGCCGGTTCTTGCGCCGCTTTTGCGCGCCGCCGTGCTCGACAGGCGCGATTTGTTCGACTCCGTGGCGTGGCGCATTTCGCGCAAGCTCGGCCGCAACGCGGTTTCCTCCGACGACTTCCAAGCGATTTTCGCCGAGGCTTTCGCCGCCGACGAATCGATACGCCGCAACATCGTTTCCGACATTCTCGCAATCCGCTCGCGCGACCCTGCGTGCGCGTCGTACCTCAACCCGATTCTTTATTTCAAGGGCTTCCAGTCCATCACGACCCACCGCGTTTCGCATTACCTCTGGAACAGGGGGCGCAAGGCGCTGGCGTACTACCTGCAAAGCCTTTCGAGCGAAATTTTCGGCGTCGACATTCACCCCGCGGCGCGTTTCGGCGGCGGCATTCTGCTCGACCACGCGACGTCCTTTGTCGCGGGCGAAACGAGCGTCGTCGAGGACAACGTTTCGATTCTCCACGAGGTAACCCTCGGCGGCACGGGCAACGAAACGGGCGACCGCCACCCGAAGGTGATGTCGGGCGTGCTAATCGGCGCGGGCGCAAAGCTCATCGGCAATATCACAATAGGCAGGGGCGCGAAAATCGGCGCGGGAAGCGTAGTTCTCGACGACGTCGCGCCGCATACGACCGTTGCGGGCGTCCCCGCGCGGAGGGTCGGCACGCCGTCCGAGGAAAACCCCGCCTCCGACATGAACCAGCGCGTTTAG
- a CDS encoding metallophosphoesterase: MEKYLFYCIAAFCAASFACGDVAYKFGTGARKWDYSGKGSSEMLENSMKFSADSPKPFMHSRIFVNPGESYEISATGSGACNLALTPDKSPADAALKFAPSYSDIFKNGEFKTVVKIPRECPERIRVDLHAADKSFEIRTFSVRQIVPAGGFVRDRNKQKAERPTPAVARGVASISDVSKAARVHANIVEIPFSDAKSAHAAAKKAGDAAKSGVRALMSYLPKDGKFDASVLKAALASNPPAYAWSIADADLPRGDFARSLAEFRKLAPDAWVVYKCSAKSLGTLEPFAEYRVVYSPEISEEADIERARIFKNAVPAPMLARAGTELVRAVENLNVSWLADSLPTGKSGDFTRRLLVKNASKAAQLENLKKAYLASPHDGCLNFAFASDTHFLSNKNNPRAAGATGAEHMRDMAQIAKELKLDFVCNGGDLVQGIKPKERSIADMREIVAAMETSGLPVVVSIGNHDDGVFYFLRTKTPDDSQIVTGAEWHDACVATALKSGAVGDENFPQANYFYIDFPKSKIRLINIAVSENPMEVGADGKIKIDSCGLYDITQRQLDWLARKALDFSAKADAPEWGVVFVMHTRISSPNTKLFDGVVKAFREGGKFSGETRTGNFPSKISCDFSGRGKMDVLAFFEGHEHADEILKSPHSCPRVRVLNDKNRPEFPDSPPRNFGEADDASWSVVSVDRKRNEFRVLRFGAGMDFSGKLLENK, translated from the coding sequence ATGGAAAAATACTTATTCTACTGCATTGCGGCGTTCTGCGCCGCGTCTTTTGCGTGCGGCGACGTCGCATACAAATTCGGAACGGGCGCAAGAAAATGGGACTATTCGGGCAAAGGCTCGTCCGAAATGCTCGAAAACTCCATGAAGTTTTCGGCGGACTCCCCCAAGCCCTTCATGCACTCGCGCATATTCGTAAACCCCGGCGAATCCTACGAAATCTCCGCGACGGGTTCGGGCGCGTGCAACCTCGCTCTTACACCCGACAAATCTCCCGCCGACGCCGCGCTGAAATTTGCGCCGTCGTATAGCGACATTTTCAAAAACGGCGAGTTCAAAACCGTCGTCAAAATTCCGCGCGAGTGTCCCGAACGCATACGCGTAGACCTGCACGCGGCGGACAAGTCTTTCGAAATCCGCACGTTTTCCGTGAGGCAGATTGTGCCTGCGGGCGGCTTTGTGCGCGACAGAAACAAACAGAAAGCCGAACGCCCGACTCCCGCGGTAGCCCGCGGAGTGGCGTCGATTTCCGACGTTTCGAAAGCGGCGCGGGTTCACGCAAACATTGTCGAAATTCCGTTTTCGGACGCAAAATCGGCGCATGCCGCCGCAAAAAAGGCGGGCGACGCCGCAAAATCGGGCGTCCGCGCGCTGATGTCGTACTTGCCGAAAGACGGAAAATTCGACGCCTCCGTCTTGAAGGCGGCTCTTGCCTCAAACCCGCCCGCCTACGCGTGGTCGATTGCCGACGCCGACTTGCCGCGCGGCGACTTCGCCCGCAGTCTCGCCGAATTCCGCAAGCTAGCGCCCGACGCGTGGGTTGTGTACAAATGTTCGGCGAAGTCTCTCGGCACGCTCGAGCCGTTCGCGGAGTACCGCGTTGTCTATTCGCCGGAAATTTCGGAGGAGGCGGACATCGAGCGCGCGCGCATTTTCAAAAATGCAGTGCCCGCGCCCATGCTCGCCCGCGCGGGAACGGAGCTCGTCCGCGCCGTCGAAAACCTCAACGTGTCGTGGCTTGCGGACTCTCTCCCGACGGGGAAGTCGGGCGACTTCACCCGCAGGCTGCTTGTCAAAAACGCGTCGAAAGCCGCGCAGCTTGAAAATCTGAAAAAGGCGTATCTCGCCTCTCCGCACGACGGCTGCCTGAACTTCGCGTTTGCGTCCGACACGCACTTCCTTTCCAACAAAAACAACCCCCGCGCGGCGGGCGCGACGGGCGCGGAGCACATGCGCGATATGGCGCAGATCGCAAAGGAGCTTAAACTCGACTTCGTCTGCAACGGCGGCGACCTCGTTCAGGGCATAAAGCCGAAAGAACGCAGCATTGCCGACATGCGCGAAATCGTCGCGGCAATGGAGACGTCGGGGCTGCCCGTGGTTGTTTCAATCGGCAACCACGACGACGGCGTGTTCTACTTCCTCCGCACGAAAACCCCCGACGACTCGCAAATCGTAACCGGCGCGGAATGGCACGACGCGTGCGTTGCCACAGCCCTCAAAAGCGGCGCGGTCGGCGACGAAAATTTCCCCCAGGCAAACTATTTCTACATCGACTTTCCGAAGTCGAAAATCCGCCTGATAAACATCGCCGTGAGCGAAAACCCCATGGAGGTAGGCGCGGACGGAAAAATAAAAATAGACTCGTGCGGGCTTTACGACATCACCCAGCGGCAGCTCGACTGGCTTGCCCGCAAGGCTCTCGACTTCTCCGCAAAGGCGGACGCTCCCGAATGGGGCGTGGTGTTTGTAATGCACACGCGCATTTCGTCGCCGAACACAAAGCTTTTCGACGGCGTCGTAAAGGCGTTCCGCGAGGGCGGGAAATTCAGCGGAGAAACGCGCACAGGCAACTTTCCGTCGAAAATTTCGTGCGACTTTTCGGGGCGCGGAAAAATGGACGTGCTCGCATTCTTCGAGGGGCACGAACACGCCGACGAAATCTTGAAGTCGCCCCACAGCTGCCCGCGCGTGCGCGTTCTCAACGACAAAAACCGCCCCGAATTTCCCGATTCCCCCCCGCGCAATTTCGGCGAGGCCGACGACGCCTCGTGGTCGGTCGTGTCGGTAGACAGAAAGCGCAACGAATTCCGCGTTCTCCGCTTCGGCGCGGGTATGGACTTTTCGGGAAAACTGCTTGAAAATAAGTAG
- a CDS encoding amino acid permease, with amino-acid sequence MSDTNNGAAGQDTAKRLGMAGLAAIVVSSMIGGGIYSLPQNMADTAGVGAVAIAWVITGIGMFFIANTFRTLASARPDLTAGIYMYGKDGFGEYAGFTIAWGYWLCQVCGNVGYAVITMDALNYFFPGWFAGGNNWESIVGGSLLIWIFNFVVLSGVKQASLVNTIATVCKLLPIALFIVVLFFVFNWDKFTFDIWGNLTSHGEKNLGGLGAQIKGTMLVTLWAFIGIEGAVVLSGRAKSQKDVGRATIAGYICGLAIFVLLSILPFGFMTQAQLAAVPNPSTAGILESIVGEWGSWVMNAGLIISVLASWLAWTMITAEMPYAAAKDGTFPKIFGHENKNGSPSVSLWITSALMQLAMLLVYFSNDAWNTMLSITGVMVLPPYLASTAYLWKLAKGHGLQNTPPNARVSRTGALVSGAAGSAYAVWLIYAAGLNYLLDSIIFLALGIPFYIWAKRENGARAFTKTEAFFAVVLVAIAIFGIVRRF; translated from the coding sequence ATGTCCGACACCAACAACGGCGCGGCGGGACAGGACACCGCCAAAAGGCTCGGAATGGCGGGACTTGCGGCGATTGTCGTAAGCTCCATGATAGGCGGCGGCATTTACAGCCTGCCGCAAAACATGGCCGACACTGCGGGCGTCGGAGCGGTGGCTATCGCGTGGGTTATCACGGGCATCGGAATGTTTTTCATCGCAAACACGTTCCGCACGCTCGCCTCCGCGCGCCCCGACCTCACCGCCGGCATCTACATGTACGGCAAGGACGGCTTCGGCGAATACGCGGGCTTCACGATAGCGTGGGGCTACTGGCTCTGCCAAGTCTGCGGAAACGTCGGGTACGCAGTAATCACAATGGACGCGCTGAACTACTTTTTTCCGGGGTGGTTCGCAGGCGGCAATAATTGGGAGTCGATAGTCGGCGGTTCGCTGCTGATTTGGATTTTCAATTTTGTCGTGCTCTCCGGCGTGAAACAGGCGTCGCTGGTCAACACAATCGCCACGGTGTGCAAACTGCTGCCGATTGCGCTGTTCATCGTGGTGCTGTTCTTCGTCTTCAACTGGGACAAATTCACCTTCGACATCTGGGGCAACCTGACCTCGCACGGCGAGAAAAATCTCGGCGGTCTCGGCGCGCAGATTAAGGGCACAATGCTTGTCACATTGTGGGCGTTCATCGGCATCGAGGGCGCGGTTGTGCTGTCGGGTCGGGCGAAGTCGCAAAAGGACGTCGGCAGGGCGACGATTGCGGGCTACATCTGCGGACTGGCGATTTTCGTCCTGCTCTCGATTCTCCCGTTCGGGTTCATGACCCAAGCGCAGCTCGCCGCCGTGCCGAATCCCTCGACGGCGGGAATACTCGAAAGCATCGTCGGCGAATGGGGCAGCTGGGTGATGAACGCCGGGCTTATAATCTCGGTGCTCGCAAGCTGGCTGGCGTGGACGATGATTACCGCCGAAATGCCCTACGCCGCCGCAAAGGACGGCACGTTCCCGAAGATATTCGGACACGAGAACAAAAACGGCTCGCCGAGCGTGTCGCTTTGGATAACAAGCGCGCTCATGCAGCTTGCGATGCTGCTTGTGTACTTCTCGAACGACGCGTGGAACACAATGCTCAGCATTACGGGCGTAATGGTTTTGCCGCCCTATTTGGCAAGCACGGCATACCTCTGGAAATTGGCGAAGGGACACGGGCTGCAAAACACGCCGCCGAACGCGCGCGTAAGCAGGACGGGCGCGCTGGTGTCGGGCGCGGCGGGGTCGGCCTACGCGGTGTGGCTAATCTACGCGGCGGGGCTGAACTACCTGCTCGACTCCATCATATTCCTCGCGCTCGGAATACCGTTCTATATCTGGGCGAAGCGCGAAAACGGAGCGCGGGCGTTCACTAAAACCGAGGCGTTCTTCGCCGTGGTTTTGGTGGCGATTGCGATATTCGGAATAGTCCGGAGATTCTGA
- the thrS gene encoding threonine--tRNA ligase, giving the protein MNEELLKIRHSASHVLATAVLRLFPNAKLDIGPATETGFYYDFDLDHKFTAEDLANIEAEMKKVIAENQKFEKFELTRDEAAAKIKEIGQEEFKLGRLADIPDGEKITFYKNGEFCDLCAGPHVDYSKRIKAFKLLSVAGAYHRGDENNKQLQRIYGTAFASKEELESYLRQMEEAKLRDHRKLGKEMGLFTIVDRVGQGLILWKPKGAIVRQSLQNFILELLNEQGYQQVFTPHIGKLGLFRTSGHFPYYKDSQFVPIVEREDLERMAKENLSVAEFEPKIESGDVEGFLLKPMNCPFHVEIYKSDPHSYRDLPVRLAEFGNVYRWEQSGELNGMTRVRGFTQDDAHIFCTPDQLDDEIQGCLDLVKEVFAKIGMKEYRVRISLRDPASDKYVGAEENWVKSEAAIRKAAKTLGVPYTEEIGEAAFYGPKIDFVVKDCIGREWQLGTVQVDYNLPERFDLSYIGQDNKPHRPIMIHRAPFGSLERFTGVLIEHFAGNFPTWLAPEQVRIITLNDDVVPFADEVFKKLKKAGVRVSMDASAEKLGAKIRKAETEKVPHMFVIGRKEAEAGLVSVRSRIRKAFEGVKGADEAVAQIAEDAKARTLPDNF; this is encoded by the coding sequence ATGAACGAAGAACTTCTGAAAATCAGACACAGCGCTTCACACGTTTTGGCGACGGCCGTTCTGCGCCTTTTCCCGAACGCAAAACTCGACATCGGTCCCGCGACGGAAACGGGCTTCTACTACGATTTCGACCTCGACCACAAATTCACGGCGGAGGACCTTGCGAACATCGAAGCCGAAATGAAAAAGGTGATTGCCGAAAACCAGAAATTCGAGAAGTTCGAACTTACCCGCGACGAAGCTGCCGCAAAGATTAAGGAAATCGGACAGGAGGAATTCAAACTCGGCAGACTCGCCGACATTCCCGACGGCGAAAAAATCACCTTCTACAAAAACGGCGAATTCTGCGACCTCTGCGCGGGCCCGCACGTTGACTATTCCAAGCGCATCAAGGCGTTCAAACTGCTCTCCGTGGCGGGCGCGTACCACCGCGGCGACGAAAACAACAAACAGTTGCAGCGCATTTACGGCACGGCTTTCGCGTCGAAAGAGGAGCTTGAAAGCTACCTCAGACAAATGGAGGAGGCAAAGCTCCGCGACCACCGCAAACTCGGCAAGGAAATGGGGCTGTTCACAATCGTGGACAGAGTGGGGCAGGGGCTTATCCTCTGGAAGCCGAAGGGCGCGATTGTCCGCCAGAGCCTGCAAAACTTCATTCTCGAACTCCTCAACGAGCAGGGCTACCAGCAGGTTTTCACGCCGCATATCGGCAAGCTCGGGCTTTTCCGCACAAGCGGACACTTCCCGTACTACAAGGACTCGCAGTTCGTGCCGATTGTCGAGCGCGAAGACCTCGAAAGAATGGCGAAGGAAAACCTCTCCGTCGCGGAATTCGAGCCGAAAATCGAATCGGGCGACGTAGAGGGCTTCCTCCTCAAACCGATGAACTGCCCGTTCCACGTCGAAATCTACAAGAGCGACCCGCATTCGTATCGCGACCTCCCCGTGAGACTCGCCGAATTCGGCAACGTCTACCGCTGGGAACAGTCGGGAGAGCTTAACGGCATGACCCGCGTGCGCGGCTTCACTCAGGACGACGCCCACATCTTCTGCACCCCCGACCAGCTCGACGACGAAATTCAGGGCTGTCTCGACTTGGTAAAGGAAGTGTTCGCGAAAATCGGCATGAAGGAATACCGCGTCAGAATTTCGCTCCGCGACCCCGCCAGCGACAAGTACGTCGGCGCGGAGGAAAACTGGGTAAAGAGCGAGGCGGCAATCCGCAAGGCGGCGAAAACTCTGGGCGTTCCCTACACCGAGGAAATCGGCGAGGCGGCGTTCTACGGGCCGAAAATCGACTTCGTTGTCAAGGACTGCATCGGCCGCGAATGGCAGCTCGGCACCGTTCAGGTTGACTACAACCTACCCGAACGCTTCGACCTTTCCTACATCGGTCAGGACAACAAGCCCCACCGCCCGATTATGATTCACCGCGCCCCGTTCGGCTCGCTCGAACGCTTTACGGGCGTGCTTATCGAGCACTTTGCGGGCAACTTCCCGACGTGGCTCGCGCCCGAACAGGTGCGCATAATCACGCTCAACGACGATGTCGTGCCGTTCGCCGACGAAGTCTTCAAGAAGCTCAAAAAGGCGGGAGTACGCGTGTCGATGGACGCTTCCGCCGAAAAGCTGGGCGCGAAAATCCGCAAGGCTGAGACGGAAAAAGTTCCGCACATGTTCGTCATCGGCCGCAAGGAGGCCGAGGCGGGGCTGGTGTCTGTCCGCTCGCGAATCCGCAAGGCGTTCGAGGGCGTCAAGGGCGCGGACGAAGCCGTTGCGCAGATTGCCGAAGACGCAAAGGCGCGCACGCTTCCCGACAACTTCTAA